A genomic region of Methanosarcina thermophila TM-1 contains the following coding sequences:
- the cutA gene encoding divalent-cation tolerance protein CutA: MLGIVYITAGNMENASKIARELVSRRLAACVNMFPVSSVYRWKEKLEEDNEIAMFVKTDSSRFEEITKLVRSLHTYELPAIEFWGIEGEKEYLDWVRVNSSGEET; the protein is encoded by the coding sequence ATGCTTGGAATTGTATATATTACTGCCGGGAATATGGAGAATGCGTCGAAGATTGCAAGAGAGCTTGTCTCAAGGAGGCTTGCAGCCTGCGTAAATATGTTTCCAGTATCTTCGGTTTACCGATGGAAGGAAAAGCTTGAAGAAGACAATGAGATTGCCATGTTCGTAAAAACCGATTCTTCACGTTTTGAAGAGATCACAAAGCTTGTAAGGTCGTTACACACATATGAGCTGCCTGCAATTGAATTCTGGGGAATTGAAGGAGAAAAGGAGTATCTTGATTGGGTCCGTGTTAATAGCTCAGGCGAAGAAACCTGA